Proteins co-encoded in one Jeotgalibacillus malaysiensis genomic window:
- a CDS encoding 50S ribosomal protein L11 methyltransferase, whose product MKWSEISIHTTNEAIEPISNILHEAGASGVVIEDPGELLKDREDQFGEIYDLNPEDYPDTGVMVKAYLPVNSFLAETVDGIKQEISNLVSFNIDIGENKVVVSEVNEEDWATAWKKYYNPVKISSTFTIVPTWEDYERVSSDELIIELDPGMAFGTGTHPTTVMCIQALERTVIKGDTVIDVGTGSGVLSIAAALLEASSVYALDLDDVAVKSATENVSLNGVEDTVTVSQGNLLSGTKEPVDVIVANILAEVILTFTDDAYSMTKPGGTFITSGIIKQKKDTVKDALQASGFEIDEVMTMEDWVAIIATRPEV is encoded by the coding sequence ATGAAGTGGTCAGAAATAAGTATTCATACTACAAATGAAGCAATTGAACCGATTTCCAATATTTTGCATGAAGCCGGGGCGAGTGGTGTTGTGATTGAAGATCCCGGTGAGCTCCTGAAAGACAGGGAAGATCAATTTGGTGAAATTTATGATCTTAACCCGGAGGATTATCCTGATACCGGTGTCATGGTGAAAGCCTATTTGCCGGTTAACAGCTTTCTTGCGGAAACTGTAGACGGCATAAAGCAGGAAATCAGCAACCTGGTTTCTTTTAATATTGATATTGGTGAAAATAAAGTTGTTGTCAGTGAAGTAAATGAAGAAGACTGGGCTACTGCTTGGAAAAAGTACTATAACCCGGTGAAGATCTCTTCAACCTTTACCATTGTCCCTACGTGGGAAGATTATGAAAGAGTTTCAAGTGATGAGCTGATAATTGAACTTGATCCAGGTATGGCTTTCGGGACAGGAACACACCCGACTACTGTCATGTGTATTCAGGCCCTTGAACGTACTGTCATTAAAGGAGATACGGTCATTGATGTTGGGACAGGATCAGGTGTGTTAAGTATTGCTGCAGCATTACTTGAAGCCTCTTCAGTTTATGCACTTGACCTTGATGATGTTGCCGTAAAATCAGCAACTGAAAATGTTTCATTGAATGGTGTAGAAGATACTGTGACAGTCTCACAGGGTAATCTGTTAAGTGGTACAAAGGAACCGGTTGATGTGATTGTTGCGAATATTCTAGCTGAAGTCATTCTTACTTTTACAGATGATGCTTACAGTATGACAAAACCAGGTGGCACATTTATCACTTCAGGAATTATTAAACAGAAAAAAGATACTGTAAAAGATGCCCTTCAAGCATCAGGATTTGAAATTGATGAAGTCATGACAATGGAAGACTGGGTGGCAATCATTGCTACCAGACCGGAAGTGTGA
- a CDS encoding coproporphyrinogen dehydrogenase produces the protein MTSAVYIHIPFCHHICHYCDFNKVFMKNQPVDEYIEMLILEMKTVHQSNKPMKSIFVGGGTPTALSAAQLKKLCEGIQSTFHITGETEYTFEANPGDLSKDKISVLKSAGVNRLSFGVQSFNDRLLEKIGRNHRADDVYRSVKEAQEEGFTNISIDLIYALPEQTLEDFEDTIDRALELDLPHYSGYSLIVEPKTVFYNLMRKGRLPLPGEDAEAAMYDLLMDKMAAKGFNQYEISNFAKPGHESLHNLTYWENESYYGFGAGAHGYVNGIRYSNIGPVSKYIQSLREDKLPVFHQAEVTLHEKMEEEMFLGLRKSAGVSIPHFKQKFDAELMEIFKAPVEEMSGRGLLEIENDRIRLTREGRFLGNEVFQSFLGLN, from the coding sequence ATGACTTCTGCAGTATATATACACATTCCATTCTGTCACCATATTTGCCATTACTGCGATTTTAATAAAGTATTTATGAAAAATCAGCCTGTAGATGAGTATATTGAAATGCTGATTCTTGAAATGAAGACCGTTCATCAAAGCAACAAGCCGATGAAAAGTATTTTTGTAGGCGGCGGCACGCCAACAGCATTAAGCGCAGCCCAGCTGAAAAAGCTGTGTGAAGGAATTCAGTCAACGTTTCATATTACGGGTGAAACAGAATACACATTTGAAGCGAATCCCGGAGATTTGAGTAAAGATAAAATCAGCGTGCTAAAAAGCGCAGGAGTTAACAGGCTGAGCTTTGGTGTACAGTCATTCAACGACCGCCTTCTTGAAAAAATCGGACGTAATCACCGTGCTGATGATGTATACCGCTCGGTGAAAGAAGCGCAGGAAGAAGGTTTTACTAATATTAGTATTGATCTGATCTATGCGCTGCCTGAGCAAACGCTTGAAGACTTTGAAGATACGATTGACCGTGCGCTTGAGCTTGATCTGCCTCATTACTCGGGATATTCACTGATTGTAGAACCCAAGACGGTTTTTTATAATCTGATGAGAAAAGGGCGCCTGCCACTTCCTGGTGAAGATGCTGAAGCAGCCATGTACGATCTGCTGATGGATAAAATGGCGGCAAAAGGATTCAATCAATATGAAATCAGCAACTTTGCAAAACCTGGTCATGAAAGTCTGCATAATCTGACGTATTGGGAAAATGAAAGCTACTACGGTTTTGGTGCAGGCGCACATGGCTACGTAAACGGAATCAGGTACTCTAATATTGGACCGGTATCTAAATATATTCAATCTTTAAGAGAAGACAAGCTGCCTGTCTTTCACCAGGCGGAAGTAACCCTGCATGAAAAAATGGAAGAAGAGATGTTTCTCGGTTTAAGGAAATCAGCAGGAGTATCAATTCCTCATTTCAAACAGAAGTTCGATGCAGAACTGATGGAGATCTTTAAAGCACCGGTGGAGGAAATGAGCGGTCGTGGCCTGCTCGAGATTGAAAATGACCGCATTAGATTAACCCGTGAAGGCAGATTTCTTGGGAATGAAGTTTTTCAATCTTTTCTTGGATTAAATTAA
- a CDS encoding heat shock protein GrpE: protein MSEKEVQQETEEVKETAEEVKNDAAEETAGDAAEQEAPEEVDWQQKAEEAEDKYLRLHAEFNNYRRRIQKENETLQKYRAQNVVTGILPALDNFERALNIETANEESASLLKGMQMVHSSLLEALKAEGVEIIESVGQQFDPNLHQAVMQVSEEGYESNTVIEELQKGYKLKDRVIRPSMVKVNE, encoded by the coding sequence GTGTCAGAAAAAGAGGTACAGCAGGAAACAGAAGAAGTAAAAGAAACAGCAGAAGAAGTTAAAAATGATGCGGCAGAAGAAACTGCAGGTGATGCAGCAGAGCAGGAAGCGCCGGAAGAAGTAGACTGGCAGCAAAAAGCAGAGGAAGCTGAGGATAAATATCTCCGACTTCACGCTGAATTTAATAACTACAGACGCCGTATTCAAAAAGAAAATGAAACTTTACAAAAGTACCGTGCTCAAAATGTAGTGACAGGGATTTTACCTGCACTTGATAATTTTGAACGCGCGCTTAACATAGAGACTGCAAACGAAGAGTCTGCATCATTGTTAAAAGGTATGCAGATGGTTCATTCAAGCCTTTTAGAAGCTTTAAAGGCTGAAGGTGTTGAAATCATTGAGTCAGTAGGTCAGCAATTTGACCCGAACCTTCATCAGGCAGTAATGCAGGTTTCTGAAGAAGGATACGAATCAAATACAGTCATTGAAGAACTGCAAAAAGGTTATAAATTGAAGGACCGAGTAATCCGTCCATCAATGGTCAAAGTAAACGAATAA
- a CDS encoding deoxyribose-phosphate aldolase, with product MSNIAKMIDHTLLKPEATKEQITNLCEEAAEHGFMSVCVNPYWVKLSSELLQTTDVKVCTVIGFPLGASATETKAFETKQAIEDGATEVDMVINIGALKSGDFDTVKQDIQAVTAAAKGKALTKVIIETSLLTEEEKVKACELAVEAGTDYVKTSTGFSGGGATPEDIALMRKTVGPDLGVKASGGVRSAEDAQAMIDAGATRLGASAGIKIIQGQTADSDY from the coding sequence ATGTCAAACATTGCAAAAATGATTGATCATACACTTTTAAAGCCGGAAGCAACGAAAGAACAAATTACAAACCTGTGTGAAGAAGCAGCTGAACATGGATTTATGTCTGTCTGTGTTAATCCTTATTGGGTAAAGCTTTCATCAGAACTTCTTCAGACAACTGATGTAAAGGTATGCACAGTAATCGGATTCCCACTCGGCGCTTCAGCTACTGAAACAAAAGCATTCGAAACGAAGCAGGCGATCGAAGACGGTGCAACTGAGGTTGACATGGTTATTAATATTGGCGCACTGAAAAGCGGAGACTTTGATACAGTGAAGCAGGACATTCAGGCTGTAACAGCTGCTGCTAAAGGAAAAGCACTCACAAAAGTTATCATTGAAACATCACTTCTTACAGAAGAAGAAAAAGTAAAGGCTTGTGAGCTTGCAGTTGAAGCAGGTACTGACTATGTTAAAACTTCTACAGGATTTTCAGGCGGAGGTGCAACACCTGAAGATATCGCACTTATGAGAAAAACTGTCGGACCTGACCTTGGCGTAAAAGCTTCAGGTGGAGTACGCTCTGCAGAAGATGCACAGGCAATGATCGATGCGGGTGCTACACGTTTAGGTGCTAGCGCAGGTATTAAAATTATTCAGGGTCAAACTGCAGATAGCGATTATTAA
- a CDS encoding 30S ribosomal protein S12 methylthiotransferase gives MGTVAFHTLGCKVNHYETEAIWQLFKANGYDRVEYEESSDVYVINTCTVTNTGDKKSRQVIRRAIRKNPDAVICVTGCYAQTSPAEIMAIPGVDIVVGTQDRTKMLDYIEQYRQERQPINGVTNIMKNRVYEELDVPAFTDRTRASLKIQEGCNNFCTFCIIPWARGLMRSRDPEEVIRQAQQLVNAGYKEIVLTGIHTGGYGEDMKDYNLAMLLTDLEDQVKGLKRIRISSIEASQLTDEVIDVIDRSKMVVNHLHIPLQSGSNTVLKRMRRKYTMEFFAERLEKLKKALPGLAITSDVIVGFPGETEEEFMETYNFIREQKFSELHVFPYSKRTGTPAARMDDQVDEEVKNERVHRLISLSDQLAKEYASNHQDEVLEVIPEEPYKEDPTGSLYVGYTSNYLKVVFPANEEMVGKLVKVKISESGYPFNKGEYVRVLEEELTV, from the coding sequence ATGGGAACAGTCGCATTTCATACACTGGGATGTAAAGTGAACCATTATGAAACAGAGGCAATCTGGCAGCTGTTTAAAGCAAATGGATATGACCGTGTTGAATACGAAGAATCATCTGATGTCTACGTAATTAATACGTGTACTGTAACAAATACGGGTGATAAAAAAAGCCGTCAGGTGATCAGGCGCGCAATCAGAAAAAATCCTGATGCTGTCATCTGTGTAACAGGGTGCTATGCACAGACTTCTCCTGCGGAAATCATGGCGATCCCTGGTGTGGATATTGTCGTTGGTACGCAGGACCGTACAAAGATGCTTGATTATATTGAACAATACAGACAGGAAAGACAGCCAATTAATGGCGTGACGAACATCATGAAAAATCGCGTCTATGAAGAATTGGATGTTCCGGCATTCACAGACCGCACCCGTGCGTCACTTAAAATTCAGGAAGGGTGTAACAATTTCTGCACATTCTGTATTATTCCATGGGCACGCGGGCTTATGCGCTCAAGAGACCCTGAAGAAGTGATCAGACAGGCTCAGCAGCTTGTTAATGCAGGCTACAAGGAAATTGTTTTGACGGGTATCCACACTGGTGGTTACGGAGAAGATATGAAAGATTATAATCTTGCAATGCTGCTTACTGACCTTGAAGACCAGGTCAAAGGACTGAAGCGGATCCGTATCTCATCGATTGAAGCAAGTCAGCTGACTGATGAAGTAATTGATGTTATTGACCGTTCAAAAATGGTTGTCAATCACCTTCATATTCCGCTTCAATCGGGCTCGAACACAGTACTGAAGCGAATGAGACGTAAATATACGATGGAGTTTTTCGCGGAAAGACTTGAAAAGCTTAAAAAAGCACTTCCTGGACTTGCTATTACTTCTGATGTGATCGTTGGATTCCCTGGTGAAACAGAAGAAGAGTTTATGGAAACCTATAACTTTATCCGCGAGCAGAAATTCTCAGAACTTCATGTCTTCCCATATTCTAAGCGTACTGGTACACCTGCTGCTAGAATGGATGATCAGGTGGATGAAGAAGTTAAAAATGAGCGCGTTCACAGACTGATTTCTCTTTCAGATCAGCTTGCGAAAGAATACGCTTCAAATCATCAGGATGAAGTGCTTGAGGTTATTCCTGAAGAACCGTACAAGGAAGATCCAACAGGTTCTTTATATGTCGGTTATACAAGCAACTACCTGAAAGTCGTATTTCCTGCAAATGAAGAGATGGTCGGCAAACTGGTCAAAGTGAAAATCTCTGAATCAGGCTATCCTTTTAATAAAGGTGAATACGTAAGAGTACTTGAAGAAGAATTAACCGTATAA
- a CDS encoding molecular chaperone DnaK, whose protein sequence is MSKIIGIDLGTTNSCVAVLEGGEAKVIANPEGNRTSPSVVSFKNGEKQVGEVAKRQAITNPNTIMSVKRHMGTDHKVEAEGKEYSPQEISAMILQYLKGYAESYLGEEVTKAVVTVPAYFNDAERQATKDAGKIAGLEVERIINEPTAAALAYGLDKMEEDQTILVYDLGGGTFDVSILELGDGVFEVRSTAGDNRLGGDDFDQVIIDHLVAEFKKENGIDLSKDKMALQRLKDAAEKAKKDLSGVTSTQISLPFITAGEAGPLHLEMNLTRAKFEDLASSLIERTMGPTRQAIKDAGMSASEIDKVILVGGSTRIPAVQEAIKKETGKEPSKGVNPDEVVAMGAAIQGGVLTGDVKDVVLLDVTPLSLGIETMGGVSTVLIERNTTIPTSKSQTFSTAADNQNAVDIHVLQGERPMAADNKTLGRFQLGDIPPAPRGVPQIEVTFDIDKNGIVNVSAKDLGTGKEQKITIKSSTSLSDEDIDRMVREAEENAEADKKRKEEAEIRNEADQLVFQTDKTLTDLGDKVDEEEKKKAETARDELKEAIEKNELEEIKTKKDALQEILQALSMKLYEEAAQQAEAEQQAGGGKPEDDVVDADFEEVDDDKK, encoded by the coding sequence ATGAGTAAGATTATCGGTATTGACTTAGGAACAACAAATTCATGTGTCGCTGTGCTTGAAGGCGGAGAAGCAAAAGTAATTGCAAACCCAGAAGGTAACCGTACATCTCCATCAGTTGTATCATTTAAAAATGGTGAAAAGCAGGTTGGGGAAGTTGCAAAACGTCAGGCAATTACAAACCCTAACACAATCATGTCTGTAAAAAGACACATGGGTACAGATCACAAAGTAGAAGCAGAAGGAAAAGAGTACTCACCTCAGGAAATTTCTGCAATGATTCTCCAATACTTAAAAGGATACGCTGAAAGCTACCTTGGCGAAGAAGTAACTAAAGCAGTTGTTACTGTACCGGCATATTTCAATGATGCAGAGCGCCAGGCAACAAAAGACGCTGGTAAAATTGCAGGTCTTGAAGTAGAGCGTATTATTAACGAGCCGACAGCAGCAGCGCTTGCATACGGTCTTGACAAGATGGAAGAAGATCAGACAATTCTTGTATATGACCTTGGTGGCGGTACATTCGACGTATCAATCCTTGAACTTGGTGATGGGGTATTTGAAGTGCGTTCAACTGCAGGTGATAACCGTCTTGGCGGTGACGACTTTGACCAGGTTATCATTGATCACCTGGTAGCAGAGTTCAAAAAAGAAAATGGCATTGACCTTTCTAAAGATAAAATGGCCCTTCAGCGTCTGAAGGATGCAGCTGAAAAAGCGAAGAAAGATCTTTCAGGTGTTACATCAACTCAGATTTCTCTGCCATTTATCACAGCAGGCGAAGCAGGACCGCTTCACCTTGAAATGAATCTGACTCGTGCGAAGTTTGAAGACCTTGCTTCTTCATTAATCGAGCGCACAATGGGACCAACTCGTCAGGCAATTAAGGATGCAGGTATGTCTGCTTCTGAAATTGATAAAGTTATTCTTGTTGGTGGATCAACTCGTATCCCGGCTGTACAGGAAGCAATTAAGAAAGAAACTGGAAAAGAGCCTTCAAAAGGCGTTAACCCTGACGAAGTTGTTGCAATGGGTGCAGCAATTCAGGGTGGTGTTCTGACAGGAGACGTGAAAGATGTTGTACTTCTTGATGTGACACCATTATCACTTGGTATTGAAACAATGGGTGGCGTATCTACCGTTCTGATCGAACGTAATACAACCATCCCAACATCTAAATCACAGACTTTCTCTACTGCAGCTGACAACCAGAACGCTGTTGATATCCACGTGCTTCAGGGTGAACGCCCAATGGCAGCGGATAATAAAACACTCGGCCGTTTCCAGCTTGGAGATATCCCGCCTGCACCACGTGGCGTTCCACAGATCGAAGTAACATTTGATATCGATAAAAACGGTATCGTAAATGTAAGTGCGAAAGATCTTGGTACTGGTAAAGAGCAGAAGATTACAATTAAGTCTTCTACTTCACTGTCAGACGAAGATATTGACCGCATGGTAAGAGAAGCTGAGGAAAATGCTGAAGCGGATAAGAAGCGTAAGGAAGAAGCTGAGATTCGCAATGAAGCTGATCAGCTTGTATTCCAGACTGATAAAACACTTACTGACCTTGGAGACAAGGTTGATGAAGAAGAAAAGAAAAAAGCTGAAACAGCACGTGACGAGCTGAAGGAAGCAATCGAAAAGAACGAGCTTGAAGAAATCAAAACAAAGAAAGATGCATTACAGGAAATCCTGCAGGCACTTTCTATGAAGCTTTATGAAGAGGCGGCACAGCAGGCTGAAGCAGAGCAGCAGGCTGGTGGCGGAAAGCCTGAAGATGATGTTGTTGACGCAGACTTTGAAGAAGTTGACGACGACAAGAAATAA
- a CDS encoding molecular chaperone DnaJ, protein MSKRDYYEVLGLSEGASKDEIKKAYRKLSKKYHPDINKDEDAGEKFKEVKEAYEVLSDDQKRAHYDQFGHTDPNQGFGGGAGFDGFGGFEDIFSSFFGGGGRRRDPNAPRQGNDLQYTMTIQFEEAVFGKETDIEIPKEEQCETCGGDGAKPGTTPETCHYCNGSGQLNVEQQTPFGRIVNRRVCHHCEGSGKLVKDKCTTCGGNGKVKKRKKIHVKIPAGVDDGQQMRVAGQGEPGVNGGPPGDLYVVFRVRAHEIFERDGDDIFLDMPITFVQATLGDELEVPTVHGKVKWKLPAGTQSGTTFRLKGKGVKNVHGYGQGDQQIRVKVITPKKLTDRQKTLLREFAEISGDVPDEQHDNFFEKVKRAFKGE, encoded by the coding sequence ATGAGTAAACGAGATTACTATGAAGTGCTTGGATTATCAGAAGGTGCTTCTAAAGATGAAATCAAAAAAGCTTATAGAAAGCTTTCAAAAAAATATCATCCGGACATTAATAAAGATGAAGATGCGGGTGAAAAGTTTAAAGAAGTAAAAGAAGCTTATGAAGTACTAAGTGATGATCAGAAACGTGCACATTATGATCAGTTCGGCCATACCGACCCGAACCAGGGCTTTGGCGGCGGAGCCGGTTTTGATGGCTTCGGCGGATTTGAAGATATCTTCAGCTCATTCTTTGGCGGCGGTGGCAGAAGGCGTGACCCGAATGCGCCAAGACAGGGTAATGACCTTCAATATACAATGACCATTCAATTTGAAGAAGCGGTTTTCGGAAAAGAAACAGATATCGAAATTCCGAAAGAAGAACAATGTGAAACGTGCGGCGGTGATGGTGCGAAACCAGGTACAACACCTGAGACATGTCATTACTGTAACGGTTCCGGTCAGCTGAATGTAGAGCAGCAGACACCATTTGGCCGTATCGTTAACCGAAGAGTCTGCCACCACTGTGAAGGTTCAGGTAAGCTTGTAAAAGATAAGTGCACAACCTGTGGTGGTAACGGAAAAGTGAAGAAACGCAAGAAGATCCACGTGAAAATTCCAGCTGGTGTTGATGACGGACAGCAGATGAGAGTTGCAGGTCAGGGTGAACCTGGCGTGAACGGCGGACCTCCAGGGGATCTGTATGTCGTTTTCCGTGTCAGAGCACATGAGATTTTTGAACGTGACGGTGACGATATTTTCCTTGATATGCCAATTACATTTGTACAGGCAACGCTTGGTGACGAACTTGAAGTTCCGACTGTTCATGGAAAAGTAAAATGGAAGCTTCCAGCCGGTACACAATCAGGCACAACATTCCGTCTGAAAGGCAAGGGTGTAAAAAACGTTCATGGATACGGTCAGGGTGATCAGCAGATCCGTGTGAAGGTAATTACACCTAAGAAGCTGACGGATAGACAAAAAACACTGCTGCGTGAATTTGCAGAAATCAGCGGTGATGTGCCTGATGAGCAGCATGATAACTTTTTTGAAAAGGTTAAGCGCGCGTTTAAAGGTGAATAA
- a CDS encoding 16S ribosomal RNA methyltransferase RsmE gives MQRYFLQNQPDENGLFLIDGEDYKHIVRVMRMTEGDKIITVSGPSSVYESEIVTINETSLTGKQLIKLTHQSELPVRVTIAHGLPKGDKLEYVIQKATELGMSALKPFSADRSIVKWDQKKGKKKAERWNKIAKEAAEQSHRSVIPIIEEPVSTNQLSSSFHEYDAIMMAYEEDAKSGESSNFYQFLNHLESNANILVIIGPEGGFSESEVNRFTEDGAVSCGLGPRILRTETAPLYILAAISYHFELMR, from the coding sequence ATGCAGCGGTATTTTTTACAGAATCAGCCTGATGAAAACGGATTGTTTTTAATAGATGGTGAAGATTATAAGCATATTGTCCGGGTGATGAGGATGACTGAAGGTGATAAGATCATCACCGTTTCCGGTCCTTCTTCTGTTTATGAATCAGAAATCGTAACGATTAATGAAACGAGCCTGACCGGTAAACAGCTAATAAAACTTACTCATCAGTCAGAACTCCCGGTTCGAGTGACAATTGCCCATGGTCTCCCAAAAGGAGATAAGCTTGAATATGTCATTCAAAAAGCAACAGAGCTTGGGATGTCTGCTTTAAAACCGTTCAGTGCTGACAGGTCGATTGTAAAGTGGGATCAGAAAAAAGGGAAAAAGAAGGCTGAACGCTGGAATAAAATTGCCAAAGAGGCTGCGGAGCAGTCTCACCGCTCTGTGATCCCTATCATTGAAGAGCCTGTAAGCACGAATCAATTAAGTTCGTCATTTCACGAATATGATGCTATCATGATGGCATATGAAGAAGATGCAAAGTCAGGAGAGTCATCAAACTTTTATCAATTCCTGAATCATCTGGAGTCAAATGCCAATATATTAGTCATTATCGGACCTGAAGGCGGTTTTTCTGAAAGTGAAGTGAACCGTTTTACAGAGGATGGAGCAGTCAGCTGTGGTTTGGGACCAAGAATATTAAGAACTGAAACCGCACCATTATACATATTGGCTGCGATTTCCTATCATTTTGAATTAATGAGGTGA
- a CDS encoding HrcA family transcriptional regulator, which translates to MLTDRQLLILQVIIDDFIRSAQPVGSRSLSKKDEIPFSSATIRNEMYDLEEMGLLEKTHTSSGRIPSEKGYRFYVDHLLSPQALKKKDMSQIQSIFADRILEIENVVQRSAEILSQMTNYTSIVLGPDHHDNKVKSVQIIPLNQDSAIAIIVTDTGHVENKRFTIPPGLNPEEIERMVRILNDKLTGTPLAELHDKMYKEVALFLKRHIANYDLMIEAFAQIMNIPVHDKLFFGGKMNMMNQPEFNDIDKFRMLMDIIDKEDYLYPLIKENSGSGIQIRIGKENNNEALKDVSLITASFPVIGGQNGSLAILGPTRMEYSRVISLLNVISMDLSKALSTFYDSDEK; encoded by the coding sequence ATGCTAACAGATCGGCAATTACTTATTCTTCAAGTGATTATTGATGATTTTATTCGCTCTGCCCAGCCGGTAGGTTCAAGAAGCCTGTCCAAAAAAGACGAGATACCTTTCAGTTCGGCTACAATCCGGAATGAAATGTATGACCTCGAGGAAATGGGGCTGCTTGAAAAAACCCATACATCCTCAGGGCGTATTCCTTCTGAAAAAGGATACCGTTTTTATGTGGATCATCTGCTTTCACCACAGGCTTTAAAGAAAAAAGATATGTCTCAGATACAGTCTATCTTTGCAGACAGAATTCTTGAAATTGAAAATGTTGTTCAGCGTTCAGCTGAAATACTTTCACAAATGACAAATTATACGTCAATCGTGCTGGGGCCTGACCATCATGATAATAAGGTTAAAAGCGTACAGATTATTCCGTTGAATCAGGACAGCGCAATTGCCATTATCGTGACAGACACCGGTCATGTGGAAAACAAACGATTTACGATTCCACCCGGATTAAACCCTGAAGAGATCGAGCGCATGGTTAGAATCCTGAATGATAAGCTGACCGGCACACCGCTTGCAGAGCTTCATGACAAGATGTATAAAGAAGTCGCATTATTTCTGAAGCGTCATATTGCAAACTATGATCTGATGATTGAAGCTTTTGCACAAATTATGAATATTCCGGTTCATGATAAGCTGTTTTTTGGCGGGAAAATGAATATGATGAATCAGCCTGAATTTAATGATATTGATAAGTTCAGAATGCTGATGGATATTATTGATAAAGAAGATTATCTCTATCCACTCATTAAGGAAAACAGCGGGTCAGGTATTCAAATCAGAATCGGTAAAGAAAATAATAATGAAGCATTAAAGGATGTCTCACTGATTACAGCATCCTTCCCGGTCATCGGGGGACAAAATGGTTCTCTCGCTATTTTAGGTCCGACCAGGATGGAGTATTCGAGGGTGATCAGCCTGTTGAATGTCATCAGTATGGACTTATCAAAAGCCCTTTCAACCTTTTATGATTCAGACGAAAAATGA